The window CAATCGTGTCACTCGCGCCAACCTTTAAATTGCCACTTAATGGTTGGTCATCTCGGAACAAAACATCGATACCTGCGGCTCTATGAAGAATCTCGTCAGCCAAAGGAAGTAGCTTTTGTCCTTCTTGATTGAGAATTAATCGGTTGTTGACCCGGTCAAATAGAGAGTGGCCCAATTGTTTCTCCATTTCGCCCAGCGCCATGCTGACAGCAGCCTTAGACAAAAACAGTGCTTCCGATGCGGCGGTAAGCGTCGAATGTTGGGTAATGGTGACAAACACTTTGAGTTGTTTGATTGAAATATTAGCCATCAGGTTCCTAGTTTTACGCTGCTGGTGGAAAGGTATCGTTCAGTATTAATGAACACTTGTTATATATAATTGGATATTGTTTAACGAAGCGCAAGCGTATTATGGCTTCAACAAGCTGATGAGTTCACAAGTTTAGTGAATTAAGTTTAAGAGAGGCTGACATGATTCAACGTATTAAATATAGATTAACAGGAGCTCCAACACCCATGGCAGGGTTAGCACTCGCAATTGCAAGCTTAGGCTGGTGTTGGGATGGCGTTTTAGTCGCACAAGGTACTTTACACACACCGGGTTTGGTGCAGTGGATCAGTGCTGGCATTGCGGCCGTATTACTTATTGTTTTAGCTGTGAAATTTTTGATTCATGGCCACTTATTACGTGAAGACCTTGCTCACCCTGTTGTTGGTAGTGTTGTACCCACATTCGCGATGGGTTGTATGGTGGTGTCTGCTTCGTTGGCTCCAATCTCTCAATTCTTACAAGAAGCTGTGTGGCTCGCTTCGGTAGCGTTACATGTCGTGTTCTTGGTGAGCTTCTTATACCACAGAGCTAAAAACTTTGAGATTCACCACATGGTGCCAAGTTGGTTTGTGCCACCAATCGGTATTATCGTGGCAGACGTTTCTTTTTCAGGTAATCCGATCTTAGAACCTGTTGCTCACGCGACTTTAGTTTTTGGCTTATTGGTTTATGCCGTAATGCTACCGCTCATGATCTACCGTTTGATCTTCTCTCATGAAGTGCCTGACGCAGCAAAACCAACCATTGCGATTATGGCGGCACCAGCAAGTCTATCTTTAGCTGGCTACCTAACGGTGACGGCAAATCCTTCGCCAGTGATCATTGGGTTACTCTTTGGCATTGCAGTGTTGATGACGTTTATTATCTACATCGCGTTTTTCAAACTACTTCGTCTGCCATTCAGCCCTGGCTATGCGGCGTTTACATTCCCAATCGTGATTGGTGCAACGGCGTTATTCAAATTGGCGGCTTGGATGCAAACTGTTGGTGTGGAAACTCACTATGTGGATCAAGTCTTCAACCTAGCGTATCTAGAATTGATTGTGGCAACGTTTGTAGTGGGTTATGTGGCGGTTCGTTATTACATGAATTACAAACCTCACCGTGTTCTAAGTGCGGTAGGCAGTAGATTGTAAGAAGCAATAGTTCAAAAGATAAACGGACCTTAAGTTTTCAGTATTTCATAAGCTTATATTCCTAATCCAAACTCGGCACTTATGCTAATCTGGCTTTATATTGTGGCAAGATTAGCGTGAGTGCACTTTGTTTACTGTTTACCATTCCAATAAAGTCGATACTTTAAAAATCCTTCTCGTTCACTTAATCAAAAGTGACCCTTTAGCCAATCCTTTCGAAAAAGAGCAGATCTTGGTTCAGAGCCCAGGTATGTCTCAATGGCTTAAGATGGAACTCGCCAAAGAGTTTGGTGTAGCAGCAAATATAGACTTTCCTCTTCCAGCAACCTTCATTTGGGATATGTTTACCCAAGTGCTTCCTGATGTGCCTAAACGCAGTGCTTTTAACAAAGAAGCGATGACGTGGAAGCTAATGAGTTTGCTACCCGCTAAGCTTGACCACCCTGATTTCTTACCCCTGCAACGCTATCTTGAAAATGACGAAGATGACTCTAAGTTGTATCAATTGGCAGAGAAAATTGCCGATATCTTCGATGGCTACTTGGTGTATCGACCTGAATGGATGGCGATGTGGGAAGCGGGAGAGCCTGTTTCCGAACTTATTGATGACGAAGGGCAGCAAGAACACCCTTGGCAACCGATTTTGTGGAAAGCACTTTATGATCAGACGTTGTCTCAAGGCCAATCAAAGTATCACCGTGGTAACTTATATCACGACTTCATTGAAGCGCTAGCCAGCCAACAAGGTCAGTTACAACACCTGCCGAAACGTCTGTTTGTGTTTGGCATTTCGTCGCTGCCTCCTCGCTACATGGATGCTTTGAAAGCACTTGGCGAACAGATTGATGTGCACTTGATGTTTACCAACCCTTGTCAGCATTACTGGGGCGATATTCGTGACCGTAAATACTTGGCGAGAGTGGAAGCGCAGCGTCGTAAGCAGTTTGCATTGGTTGATGGTTTACCTCAGCTTGAAGGCGAAGTATCACCATTGAAAGATGGCATTGAAGCCAACGTTGAAGATGAACTACACACCAGCCAAGCCGTGGGTAATAGTTTACTTGCGTCTATGGGTAAGCTGGGTAGAGATAACCTGTTTTTACTATCTCAATCAGACAGTGAAGAGCATGAGTTCTTTATTGATGTTGAGAGGGATAACCTACTTCATCAACTGCAAGCCGATATTCTCCAGTTAGAAGAGCATCAAGACGATCACATCTTAGATTCCAGCAACCATAAACAGGTGGTTGAGCTTGGCGATCGCTCGTTAACGGTACACGCTTGTCACAGCCCAATGCGTGAGGTTGAAGTCCTTCATGATCAGCTTTTGGCGATGTTTGATGCCGACCCGACACTAAAACCACGCGATATCATCGTAATGGTGTCTGATATTAATGCTTATAGCCCAGCGATTCAGGCGGTATTTGGTAATGCTCCGGGTGAGCGTTATATCCCTTACTCGATCTCTGATAGAACCGCAGACCAAGAAAGCCCAATTCTGACCGCTTTCATGCAGTTAGTCGCGCTACCGAACACGCGCTGTTTAGCTTCTGAGTTGCTAGAGCTGTTAGAAATTCCTGCGATGATGGCACGCTTTGGTATTGACGAGTTTCAATTCGAGCAAGCCAAGCAATGGGTTGAAGAAGCGGGTATCCGTTGGGGTGTCGATGCTTCAACGGCAACAGAATTTGATCTACCTGCGACCGAGCAAAATACTTGGTTATTCGGTATTCAGCGCATGCTCTTAGGATATGCGATGTCGGATTCTGCGGGTTTATTTGAAACTGAACACTCTCCGATTGCCGCTTATAACGAAGTTCAAGGCATTAACGCCGAACTTGCAGGTAAGTTAGCGCACTTTATCGATCGTATTGCCCATTACCGTCAACGCTTAACTGAAACACAATCTATCGATATGTGGCGTGAAACCTTGCTGCAAATGATTGATGATTTCTTTGCGGTTGAACTGGAAGGCGAGGTGGTGCTCAAATCGATTCGCGATGCACTTTCGCAACTGAATGAACAGCTTGATGATGCCTTGTATGAACAAGAGTTGTCGCCAAGTATTATCTACCAGTACCTCAATAATAAGTTATCTGGCGCGCGTATTAGCCAGCGATTCTTAGCTGGCCAAGTTAACTTTTGTACCTTGATGCCGATGCGTTCTATTCCGTTCAAAACCGTCTGTTTGTTAGGTATGAATGATGGTGTTTACCCTCGCTCAATGCCGCCAGAAGGTTTTGATCTAATGAACGGACGCACACGGGCGGGCGATCGTTCTCGTCGTGATGATGACCGCTATCTATTCTTAGAGGCGATGCTGTCGGCGCAAGAATGCTTGTACATCAGCTATGTCGGCCGTTCGATTCAAGATAATACTGAGCGAGTGCCGTCGGTATTGGTTTCAGAGTTGATTGAATACTGCCAACAGAACTATTGTTTGAGTGACGACCAAGCCTTACCAAGTGATGATTCAGGCATCAACCTGACTCAAGCGATCAGTTTTGAACACACCATGACACCGTTTAGCCCAGCAGCCTTTACTCAAGGTGATGCAAGCCATGTGCTGAGTTACGCCAAAGAGTGGCTTCCAGCGGCTAACCGTTCCGGTGAACGCAGTGGTGAATTCAATCGTGCCTTAGATGACTATTTGTTGGGTGCGTCGTACCCGTTAGAACTCGATTTGGTTGAATTACAGCGTTTTTGGCGTTTGCCAGTGCAGTACTTCTTTAATCGTCGTCTAAAAGTGGTGTTTGAGCCGCCACTTCCTGTTATGGAAGATGATGAGCCATTTGTACTTAATGGTTTAGAGAGTTTCCAACTTAAGGATGCTTTGCTGCAAGTGTTACTGGACCACCCTGAAGGCGCAGACGAAGCCGTTCGATTGTTTGTCTCTGAGCAAAAAGCACAGGGCCGATTACCGGTTGGCGCCTTTGGTGATATCGAATTTGAAACCAACCGTGTGCAAGCGGAAGACTTAGCCAAAGAGATTCGATTTGTGAGTGGATCACCGCAACAAGATCTCGAAGTGAATATCGAATTTGATGTGTTAGGCGAAGGCAAACCTGTTCGTTTGATGGGTTGGTTAACTCAAAACTATCAATCAGGTCTAGTGCGTTTCCGTAGCGGTAAAATACGCTCTCAAGATTATTTGGCAGCGTGGATTGATCATCTATGTTGTGCAGTGATGGGACACGGAAAAACGACCCATATTATTGGCTACGACAGAAAAGAGGGCGTTGTTCACCAAACGCTACAACCTATCGGCGATGCGCAGCAGGCGAAGAGTTTGCTGGCTGAATTAGTTCGACTGTTTTACCAAGGCATGACAGCCCCATTGCCGTATTTCCCGAAAACCGCCTTGGCTGGCGTTGAAGCGGGCTTTAGTCGTGGTAAATGGGTCGATGACGAAGAAAAGTCACTTAAGAAAATGGCCGATACTTTTAATGATAGCTTCGCTTTCACGGGCGAGGGCAGAGATACCTACATCTCACGTATTTGGTTTAAGTGGGATGATGAACTGGCTACTGAGTCGCGTATGTATTCAACGCTTGTGTTACAGGCGGCAAGATTGGCTGCTGCCGATCTGGAAGAGCAGGAATAATCAGCAGTGATCAGCAAGATCGCCAACGATACTAAAGTCAAAGAGATGCGCTTGAATAAAGACATGGAAAATAAAGAGTTAGATGTAAATTTGGAGTGCTTGGCTTATCAAAAGGTTAGAGATAATCGAGGTATAAGCTTAGTAAAAGCGATAGATAGTGACTTGCGGGAAGTCAGGGTACAGGAAATAAAGTGGCCGCCAGTAAATCATTATTAGTGTAGGGCGTTCGCTGTACGGCCACAGGTCAGAGGGACCATTATTCTTTGGTTCAAAGTAACGCCGTAAAGTACAAAACTCGTACGCGCTCCTGAACTCGTGGGCGCATAGTAGCGAGGCGATCTGAATTGATCCGTGAGAGAGATCGCACTAACTATTAACAAATTAGCGTAGGACGTAAATTGAATGACGTTTTCCACGCTAGGTCACATTTGTAACAACACATTTATCAGAAGGCAGTAAGGCATGACGACCACAAGCAGTGTTCAGGTAATCGCTCCACAGACACTCGATACCATGACGTTTCCACTTCATGGTGCGCGTTTAATTGAAGCATCAGCGGGTACGGGGAAAACATTTACCATCGCTGGCTTGTACTTGCGCCTACTGCTCGGGCACGGCACGGCCGCTCCACAAGGTGATCTGACTGAAGCCACTCGACACCATGAGCCGCTAACCGTAGACCAAATCTTGGTTGTGACCTTTACTGAAGCGGCAACGGCAGAGCTACGTGATCGTATTCGTGCTCGAATCCATGATGCACGGATTGCGTTTGCACGTGGGCAAAGTGACGATCCAGTGATTGCTCCTCTGTTACAAGCCATCGATGATCATGCTGGTGCTGCGAAAACCCTACTCAATGCCGAAAGACAAA of the Vibrio lentus genome contains:
- a CDS encoding TDT family transporter produces the protein MIQRIKYRLTGAPTPMAGLALAIASLGWCWDGVLVAQGTLHTPGLVQWISAGIAAVLLIVLAVKFLIHGHLLREDLAHPVVGSVVPTFAMGCMVVSASLAPISQFLQEAVWLASVALHVVFLVSFLYHRAKNFEIHHMVPSWFVPPIGIIVADVSFSGNPILEPVAHATLVFGLLVYAVMLPLMIYRLIFSHEVPDAAKPTIAIMAAPASLSLAGYLTVTANPSPVIIGLLFGIAVLMTFIIYIAFFKLLRLPFSPGYAAFTFPIVIGATALFKLAAWMQTVGVETHYVDQVFNLAYLELIVATFVVGYVAVRYYMNYKPHRVLSAVGSRL
- the recC gene encoding exodeoxyribonuclease V subunit gamma, which gives rise to MFTVYHSNKVDTLKILLVHLIKSDPLANPFEKEQILVQSPGMSQWLKMELAKEFGVAANIDFPLPATFIWDMFTQVLPDVPKRSAFNKEAMTWKLMSLLPAKLDHPDFLPLQRYLENDEDDSKLYQLAEKIADIFDGYLVYRPEWMAMWEAGEPVSELIDDEGQQEHPWQPILWKALYDQTLSQGQSKYHRGNLYHDFIEALASQQGQLQHLPKRLFVFGISSLPPRYMDALKALGEQIDVHLMFTNPCQHYWGDIRDRKYLARVEAQRRKQFALVDGLPQLEGEVSPLKDGIEANVEDELHTSQAVGNSLLASMGKLGRDNLFLLSQSDSEEHEFFIDVERDNLLHQLQADILQLEEHQDDHILDSSNHKQVVELGDRSLTVHACHSPMREVEVLHDQLLAMFDADPTLKPRDIIVMVSDINAYSPAIQAVFGNAPGERYIPYSISDRTADQESPILTAFMQLVALPNTRCLASELLELLEIPAMMARFGIDEFQFEQAKQWVEEAGIRWGVDASTATEFDLPATEQNTWLFGIQRMLLGYAMSDSAGLFETEHSPIAAYNEVQGINAELAGKLAHFIDRIAHYRQRLTETQSIDMWRETLLQMIDDFFAVELEGEVVLKSIRDALSQLNEQLDDALYEQELSPSIIYQYLNNKLSGARISQRFLAGQVNFCTLMPMRSIPFKTVCLLGMNDGVYPRSMPPEGFDLMNGRTRAGDRSRRDDDRYLFLEAMLSAQECLYISYVGRSIQDNTERVPSVLVSELIEYCQQNYCLSDDQALPSDDSGINLTQAISFEHTMTPFSPAAFTQGDASHVLSYAKEWLPAANRSGERSGEFNRALDDYLLGASYPLELDLVELQRFWRLPVQYFFNRRLKVVFEPPLPVMEDDEPFVLNGLESFQLKDALLQVLLDHPEGADEAVRLFVSEQKAQGRLPVGAFGDIEFETNRVQAEDLAKEIRFVSGSPQQDLEVNIEFDVLGEGKPVRLMGWLTQNYQSGLVRFRSGKIRSQDYLAAWIDHLCCAVMGHGKTTHIIGYDRKEGVVHQTLQPIGDAQQAKSLLAELVRLFYQGMTAPLPYFPKTALAGVEAGFSRGKWVDDEEKSLKKMADTFNDSFAFTGEGRDTYISRIWFKWDDELATESRMYSTLVLQAARLAAADLEEQE